ACTAGGTATTGTTTATAAGGTACCATTTAATAGTGAAAATTGATGCAACAATATACTTCTATTCTGGAAACACTCTATTGCTTTATCGGAGTGGGCTATGATACTTTTTGTAGAAATGTCATATAAAAAAGAGATTTTAGCGTAACTGCATAGCATTAAAATTACTATTTCCCCAGTATTTATAGTTTTGTATGAGCATCCATATTCCATATCAGGGAAGAAAGGGATTATGAGACGGATATGCCTCCTTCTGCCTTTTGTAAGCCCTGATCAAAATTAGAGAAACATATAAATGTGTGGCACCTAGGAACAATAACCATCTAGATCACAACTTAAGACTAGATTTTACCTTGAAGCAAATGACCCTCCGAGTGCAAATGTTCCCAGAATGATAAAAAGAAAAGGGACCCCAATTAGAGCGCTATTTCTTTTTCCTCCATGTGATCTTTGACCACCATATCGTACAACTCTAGAATATGTTCCTATTCAGATCGTAAATTTAATccaattattaaaataatatttttttttattaaagaGATACCATATCTTGCAACTTTTGGAGCAGAGAAAACATTACGACAGCAAACTAAATTTTAAGAAAGATAACCTGAAGCTGACCCTTCTTGTCTGACACCTGTAGTATCAACAAGGATAAAACGTCAAATCAGATAATGAGTTATacaaagttttatatttttaaGAGGACAATTTGTTCATAAATATGTCCCAAAAAAATTAGCAATGCTTTAACAGCTTACAGACTCGACAGTCCAGTGGCAAATCCTGGTAATTGCAATTAGCTAATGCAACCAAGACGTGGCTGGAGCACTTATCTTATTTAACTAAACTTAGCATTACTTGTTAAGAAATTTCTATTCCAATTTCCAATAGATGAAGATGTAGATTGATGATACAGGCTTTATCTAAAAACTAATAAATTGAACATATGATGCAATTAATCAATCCAGTAACAACAATCAATTAGgtggatatcaaaactagcaacAAGTTGACATAGAATGAAAACTTTACTAATAGACCAATACAGATCAGAAATCAAAAGTTACTAAATGGTAATCATCAGCTATATTACGTATAAAATTGACTACACAAGAAATTATATTGCTAATTAATTATTACTAACTTATCATGAAAACTGCATAAGAAAATGGCAGAACAATTTTGTCTGATTATGCCATGAAATGTTGTGAGGATGATTCCAATAAAAATTTTAAGCAGCAACAGTTTCGCAAACCAAGGTTGTTGGATCAAATTCTAatattattttacaaataaaataaaaaagactCACCAGATAACAGGTATGTGTAGGCTTCTGAAACCTGCAATAAGCAATTAGCTATCTCAGCCTCGAGCTAATAAAATACAAACAAACAATAAGAAGTGCAGAGGAATGCTACTCTATGAGATACATGAGAATCGACTATGTTTTATGTACTTTAACTATGAAGAAAGGAAAACTCTCTCACATAAACATAATAGTTTACAATTAACTTCTATGGCTTCCGTTTCGTGCAGTCGACAGTGTTTCACATTCCAAGTAATTTTAATATACTCCCTACATTTGACATAAATTGATTCGAATGATTTTCTAATTTGTTCATTAAAAGATGACTCTAAGGAAGTTTGAAAAAAACATTCAATGGACACTATCAGTTGGATATAGACTAAACCGTTATTGTACATGTTAAATGTTATTCTATTTGTTACAAACAAGTTAAACATCACAATATACATATACGTGTGCGCGTCAAGTGATCAAAAAAATGAAAGTAAATGAAATTTCATGTTAATATTTCTCCTCAGTAAATAGTAGTAGTAATTTTAAACCACAGATTGCAAACATAGTTCTCAAGTTCAACATTTTTAAAGAAAACAGGCCATCATTTCTGATATGGAGTTGCTACTAATCAAACATTGTAGAACTTGGTAAACATACTTCACTAAAATTTGATGCCAAATTCTACAACGGATATAACTAAGGCACGTAAATAGACTACATTCCGACGCTTACCAATTTAAACCTGCACTCCGCATTAGGCTTCTGATCAATTGGAAAACGATCCGGATGAGTCTCCCAAACCATCTTCTTATACGCCTCTTTAACCTATACTTCATACACCGCAATTACACAACACTTCACAGAATCCAAATACGATTAATTTTTAACTAACAATTCGGCATTCGCAAAGACAATGCAGTTGGTTATACATTTCAAAAACAAATCATCAAAACCATAGCACAATCAAATGAGCTTGATCAAGATTAAAGCTTGCTAAAGATTGTACCTTTATTACACAAACTACATATCTAGTAAAATGATGCAATTTGATATTATTATCAAAATCACTAAAATACCCAATTCTTGTAAAATCACATAAATTTAATTTAGATCATCATCATTTAATTGCAAAAATCGAAATTTTATATGAGTTATTGTGTGTGTGAATCAGTGAGTGTGATAAATATAGATAGAGACAATAAATTAGCACCTGGGAAGGAGAAGGGCGAGAATTAGGAGGGAACCCAAGAAGGTTAATGGCTTCATCAACACGCATTTCCACAAATTTCAATTCTTGATGTTTTGTATAAATTAATGTTTTGTATAAATTATTTAAGCACAACTGcaaataataatagtaataataataatctgACACGAGTACGACAATTGAACTCCCGGCAGCTTTCTTTGAAGCCACGACTATACGAGTTCGTTGGAGTTTTGTCAGCcccttgtttttcttttctttatacatatatttttttaaaatttgcaTCATTACAATCTCTAACTTTTTGATATTAAAAAAACATGAAGCAACTATAATCCAATATTATAATATTGCTTAAATATATCATAATGTTCAATAATTAATTTTTGTGTGCGAAAAAACAGAGTTAATTATCCATCTACCCCGCCTAATACGCAAAATCGTGTCGTATATATgtgtttaaaaaaaataagtcATGCGAATTTTCATTATACGCATCAACTGTTGATACGTAAAAAAATTGGGGTGAAAAATCAAAATGCCCACCATTTGGAAAAATTTGCTCAAAATAACTATTGGCGGGATGTTCCGCCTTTTTTATCCACTGAATACGCATGTGAGGATGCAGATtcagtttttaaaattttaacaaagACTACGCACGTTCAACATACGTAttcattttttgtttttttgaatACGCATGTTGAACATTCGTATCTTTTGT
This sequence is a window from Apium graveolens cultivar Ventura chromosome 9, ASM990537v1, whole genome shotgun sequence. Protein-coding genes within it:
- the LOC141683639 gene encoding protein CAJ1, coding for MRVDEAINLLGFPPNSRPSPSQVKEAYKKMVWETHPDRFPIDQKPNAECRFKLVSEAYTYLLSGVRQEGSASGTYSRVVRYGGQRSHGGKRNSALIGVPFLFIILGTFALGGSFASRAYKRQKEAYPSHNPFLP